Proteins from one Pontibacter korlensis genomic window:
- a CDS encoding thioredoxin domain-containing protein, translating to MAEDRRPNQLIQESSPYLLQHAYNPVDWYPWGEQALQKAQQEDKPIIVSIGYASCHWCHVMEHESFENPKIAEVMNEHFVCIKVDREERPDVDAIYMDALQAMGVQGGWPLNVFLNPEAKPFYGGTYFPPKQWKELLTNIAQVYKKNRKELDESAEQFVEHLNLSELAKYGLKDLNYHVREDDFKLIGHNLSKRFDKKRGGLGQAPKFPMPSNYLFLLRYHHHTNDQTILNHINLTLREMAYGGIYDQIGGGFARYAVDEEWLVPHFEKMLYDNGQLVSLYAEAYQATRETLYHDVVYETIGFVERELMSGEGGFCSSLDADSEGEEGKFYTFTKDELHELLGDEEPIFSEYYNATAAGNFEHGQNILHRRTTLEAFARENELELDVLEEMAQSWKDKLMQVRAKRIRPGLDDKILTSWNALMLKGLTDAFYVFGNERFLDLALQNANFILTHLKEGEKLYHSYKEGRATIDGFLEDYALLIRALVRLYEVSFNEKWLIEAKRLIDYTLENFFDEAESMFFFTDRNAEKLIARKKELLDNVIPASNSVMAQNLHFLGIYFDDERYTTLSDKMLAKVKDLMLKEPSHLSNWATLYFHKLTPTAEVAIVGPEAAEMRAELAAFYLPNMILLGGTTGEGSDIPLLEDKVAIRGKTTIYVCYNKTCQLPVHTAAEALKQLRGGQAEPKFPSL from the coding sequence ATGGCAGAGGACAGACGACCCAACCAACTTATTCAAGAGAGTAGCCCTTACCTGCTACAGCATGCCTATAACCCTGTAGATTGGTATCCTTGGGGAGAACAGGCGCTTCAAAAGGCTCAGCAAGAAGATAAACCTATTATTGTCAGCATCGGCTATGCCTCCTGCCACTGGTGCCATGTAATGGAGCACGAGTCGTTCGAGAATCCGAAAATAGCAGAGGTAATGAACGAGCACTTTGTGTGCATTAAGGTAGACCGGGAAGAACGCCCTGATGTGGACGCAATATACATGGATGCCCTACAAGCCATGGGCGTGCAAGGTGGTTGGCCCCTGAATGTGTTTCTGAATCCTGAGGCAAAGCCATTCTATGGGGGAACCTACTTTCCTCCAAAGCAATGGAAAGAGCTGTTAACCAACATTGCACAGGTTTATAAAAAGAACCGAAAAGAGCTGGATGAGTCGGCGGAGCAGTTTGTAGAACATCTAAATCTTAGCGAACTGGCAAAGTATGGCCTTAAAGATCTGAACTACCATGTACGGGAGGATGACTTTAAGTTGATCGGCCATAACCTGAGCAAGCGATTTGACAAAAAGAGAGGTGGCTTGGGTCAGGCCCCCAAATTCCCGATGCCTAGCAACTACCTGTTCCTGCTACGGTACCACCACCACACCAACGATCAGACTATCCTTAACCACATAAACCTTACCCTGCGCGAGATGGCCTATGGTGGCATTTACGACCAAATAGGTGGCGGATTTGCAAGATACGCTGTAGATGAGGAGTGGCTGGTACCGCATTTCGAGAAAATGTTATATGATAACGGCCAGTTAGTAAGCCTTTACGCCGAAGCCTATCAAGCCACACGTGAAACACTTTATCATGATGTGGTGTACGAAACAATAGGTTTTGTGGAGCGGGAGTTAATGAGCGGTGAGGGCGGCTTTTGTTCTTCTCTGGATGCCGACAGCGAAGGCGAGGAAGGCAAATTTTATACTTTCACAAAAGATGAGCTCCACGAATTATTAGGCGACGAAGAGCCTATCTTTTCTGAGTATTACAATGCCACTGCTGCCGGTAACTTTGAGCATGGCCAAAACATCCTTCATCGACGAACTACGCTTGAAGCATTTGCTAGAGAAAACGAACTGGAGCTGGATGTGCTGGAGGAAATGGCACAGAGCTGGAAAGATAAGCTGATGCAGGTACGGGCGAAGCGTATACGCCCTGGCCTAGACGATAAGATTTTAACATCGTGGAACGCCCTGATGCTAAAGGGGCTTACAGATGCTTTCTATGTATTCGGGAATGAACGTTTTCTGGACCTAGCCCTGCAGAATGCCAACTTTATACTTACACATCTTAAGGAAGGCGAAAAGCTATACCATAGCTACAAAGAAGGCAGAGCCACAATAGATGGCTTTTTGGAAGATTACGCTTTGCTGATCCGCGCTTTGGTGCGTCTGTATGAGGTAAGCTTTAATGAGAAATGGCTAATAGAGGCAAAAAGGCTGATTGACTATACACTGGAGAACTTTTTTGATGAGGCTGAAAGCATGTTCTTCTTCACCGACAGGAATGCCGAGAAGCTGATCGCACGCAAGAAGGAATTACTGGATAACGTGATTCCTGCCTCTAATTCTGTGATGGCTCAAAACCTGCACTTTCTGGGCATATACTTCGATGACGAGCGCTATACCACGCTCTCAGATAAGATGCTGGCAAAGGTAAAAGACCTGATGCTGAAAGAACCTTCTCACCTGAGTAACTGGGCTACACTATACTTCCACAAGCTTACTCCCACTGCCGAGGTAGCCATTGTTGGTCCCGAAGCAGCAGAGATGCGCGCTGAGTTGGCGGCCTTTTACCTCCCCAACATGATTCTGCTAGGCGGTACAACGGGAGAAGGCAGTGACATCCCACTATTAGAGGACAAAGTAGCCATACGTGGTAAAACAACTATTTATGTATGCTATAATAAGACTTGCCAACTACCAGTACACACAGCCGCCGAGGCTCTTAAGCAGTTAAGAGGAGGACAAGCAGAACCAAAATTCCCATCGCTATAG
- a CDS encoding SDR family oxidoreductase, with amino-acid sequence MNLAGNTVLITGGATGIGLALAERFLKAGSEVIICGRREDKLQEAKQKYPALHTKVCDVADEKQRVALYEWATQEFPKLNVLVNNAGIQRRGNFLEDQEPWEVRRQEIAINVEAPIHLSALFIPHLQQQDTAAIMNVSSGLAFTPGTFALVYSATKAAIHSFSMTLRHELAHTSIQVIEIVPPAVDTDLGGVGIHTMGVAVDEFTDSIMKRIEAGELEVGYGRSEKARLANRDEINEMVRVMSTL; translated from the coding sequence ATGAATTTAGCTGGAAACACAGTACTCATAACAGGAGGCGCCACAGGTATAGGTTTAGCCCTGGCAGAACGTTTTTTGAAAGCAGGAAGCGAGGTTATTATCTGTGGTCGACGAGAAGATAAGCTACAGGAGGCCAAACAAAAATACCCGGCTCTACACACCAAAGTATGCGATGTGGCCGATGAAAAACAGCGTGTGGCTTTGTATGAGTGGGCAACACAGGAATTTCCCAAGCTTAACGTGCTGGTAAACAATGCCGGTATTCAGCGCAGGGGGAACTTCCTGGAAGATCAGGAGCCTTGGGAGGTGCGCAGGCAGGAAATAGCTATCAACGTAGAAGCGCCCATACACTTATCGGCGCTGTTCATCCCACATCTACAGCAGCAAGATACCGCCGCCATAATGAATGTATCGTCGGGGCTGGCATTTACGCCAGGCACATTTGCCCTTGTTTACAGTGCCACTAAAGCAGCTATCCACTCCTTTTCTATGACGCTGCGCCACGAATTGGCCCATACCAGTATCCAGGTAATTGAGATTGTGCCTCCAGCAGTGGATACGGATTTAGGAGGAGTGGGCATACATACTATGGGAGTTGCGGTAGATGAGTTTACCGACAGCATTATGAAGCGTATCGAGGCAGGGGAATTGGAAGTAGGCTATGGAAGATCAGAGAAAGCGAGGTTGGCTAACCGGGATGAGATAAATGAGATGGTAAGGGTGATGAGTACTCTATAG
- the rplI gene encoding 50S ribosomal protein L9: MEVILKDDVKGLGYKNDIVEVKPGYGRNYLIPQGLAVIADKSSRKVVAENIRQAAHKAEKIKNDAQELANNIGDITLELPAKVGETGKIFGSVTTLQLSDALKAKGFDVDRKRISFDQDVKTAGEYTATLNLHKEVKHQVKFNVVAE; encoded by the coding sequence ATGGAAGTAATACTTAAAGACGACGTTAAGGGCCTTGGCTACAAAAACGATATTGTTGAAGTAAAGCCAGGTTACGGCCGTAACTACCTTATCCCTCAGGGTCTGGCGGTTATCGCTGACAAATCAAGCAGAAAAGTTGTAGCTGAGAACATCCGTCAGGCTGCACACAAAGCTGAGAAAATTAAGAACGATGCACAAGAGCTTGCTAACAACATTGGCGATATCACTCTTGAGCTTCCTGCAAAAGTTGGTGAAACTGGAAAGATCTTCGGTTCAGTAACTACACTGCAGCTTTCTGATGCTCTGAAGGCTAAAGGCTTTGATGTAGATCGTAAGCGTATCTCTTTCGACCAGGACGTGAAAACTGCTGGCGAATACACTGCTACGCTTAACCTGCACAAAGAAGTGAAGCACCAAGTAAAATTCAATGTAGTTGCTGAATAA
- a CDS encoding GSCFA domain-containing protein, with protein MFRTEVQVPSSGLNLSLEHKVLTIGSCFADVIGSKLQQHKVKVLVNPFGTIFNPLSVSLLLSAAAGKDYDFGKNLVQQNGIWYAYDLHSSLSSSDKTELLDIIHAKLSQTHEQLQHSSLLIITLGTAIAYRLQQTGKVVANCHKLPARNFNRVLLSVEEVYQAFEGLFEQLKQVNPNLKVLLTVSPVRHIKETIETNSVSKASLRVLCHRLQEAQQHVLYFPAYEIMMDDLRDYRFYKEDMLHPTPLAEDYIWQKFVDAYYTPDFRQFMDQWEKIERALAHRPFHPASEAHQNFLKSTLKQLENIEQKYRIDVSTQKSTLQHQLLP; from the coding sequence ATGTTCCGAACAGAAGTACAAGTGCCTTCGTCTGGGCTCAATCTATCCTTAGAGCATAAAGTACTAACCATTGGCTCTTGCTTTGCCGATGTTATAGGCAGCAAGCTACAGCAGCACAAGGTTAAAGTGCTAGTAAATCCTTTCGGAACAATATTCAACCCTCTTTCTGTGAGCCTGCTCCTTAGCGCAGCAGCAGGCAAAGACTATGACTTTGGGAAAAACCTGGTACAACAGAACGGCATCTGGTACGCCTATGACTTGCACTCTTCCCTCTCCAGCTCTGATAAGACTGAGCTGCTGGATATCATCCATGCAAAACTAAGTCAGACACATGAACAGCTCCAGCACTCTTCGCTACTGATAATAACGCTGGGCACCGCCATTGCTTACCGCTTACAGCAAACTGGTAAAGTAGTTGCTAACTGCCATAAGCTTCCTGCACGTAACTTCAATCGTGTACTTCTTTCTGTAGAAGAAGTGTACCAGGCATTTGAAGGCCTTTTCGAGCAGCTAAAGCAGGTAAACCCTAATCTGAAAGTTCTTTTAACTGTAAGTCCGGTACGGCATATAAAAGAAACAATAGAGACCAATAGCGTAAGCAAGGCTAGTTTACGTGTACTGTGCCACAGGCTACAGGAGGCTCAACAACATGTGTTATACTTTCCTGCTTACGAAATAATGATGGATGACCTCCGTGATTACCGTTTCTATAAAGAAGACATGCTTCACCCTACGCCACTTGCCGAAGATTACATCTGGCAAAAGTTTGTAGATGCTTACTATACTCCTGACTTCCGGCAGTTCATGGATCAATGGGAAAAAATTGAACGTGCTCTGGCTCACCGGCCCTTTCACCCTGCATCTGAGGCTCATCAGAACTTCCTGAAAAGTACTCTAAAGCAGCTAGAGAATATTGAACAGAAGTATAGAATAGACGTTAGCACTCAAAAGAGTACGCTTCAGCATCAGCTTCTTCCATAG
- the rpsF gene encoding 30S ribosomal protein S6 — translation MELRNYETVFILTPLLNETQMQETVEKFRQVLKENGADIIHEENWGLRKLAYPIQKKSTGFYHLIEFKAPTNVVDALELTYRRDEKVVRFLTTALDKHAVAYNERRRNGEFKSQAKKEEVKG, via the coding sequence ATGGAATTGAGAAATTACGAAACTGTCTTCATCCTGACTCCGTTGCTCAACGAGACTCAGATGCAAGAAACGGTCGAGAAGTTCAGACAGGTGCTTAAGGAAAATGGCGCCGACATTATCCACGAAGAAAACTGGGGTCTTCGTAAATTGGCTTATCCAATCCAGAAGAAGTCTACAGGTTTCTATCACCTGATTGAGTTTAAGGCACCTACTAACGTGGTAGACGCCCTGGAGCTGACTTACCGCCGTGATGAAAAAGTGGTTCGTTTCTTAACTACTGCACTTGATAAGCACGCTGTTGCTTACAACGAGCGCAGAAGAAACGGCGAGTTCAAATCACAAGCTAAAAAAGAGGAGGTTAAAGGATAA
- the rpsR gene encoding 30S ribosomal protein S18, with the protein MSLVNERVHKQENRQKYCRFKKSGIKYIDYKDGNFLLKFVNEQGKILPRRLTGTSLKFQRKVSQAVARARHLAILPYVTDSLK; encoded by the coding sequence ATGAGCTTAGTTAACGAAAGAGTACACAAACAAGAGAACCGTCAGAAATACTGCCGTTTCAAGAAAAGCGGTATCAAGTATATCGACTATAAGGATGGTAACTTCCTGCTGAAGTTCGTGAACGAGCAAGGCAAGATCCTTCCAAGAAGACTTACAGGTACTAGCCTGAAGTTCCAGCGCAAAGTGTCTCAGGCTGTTGCCCGTGCAAGACACCTTGCTATTTTACCTTATGTAACGGATTCTTTAAAATAA